A single Aspergillus puulaauensis MK2 DNA, chromosome 7, nearly complete sequence DNA region contains:
- a CDS encoding uncharacterized protein (COG:S;~EggNog:ENOG410PQAC;~TransMembrane:4 (i48-67o79-99i120-141o147-167i)): MASARLRKAFRYPDDSGDDIAREELDDEEQERVIKNLKMQNEERDSQYSLIFAAIPLLSIIVFVPSLLSSHARGLFTRILSLVSIISLLATAYTIRYVPPQRPDPKGKRPVRHPDLSAHVRRYIIPGNSGISAFLMLVYVFSSEASIGVQPVVYLVPVALLTTILIVRHVMVSVDLKPLEDLRYEYKGA; the protein is encoded by the exons ATGGCATCCGCGAGACTTCGCAAAGCATTTCGCTATCCGGATGACTCAGGTGATGACATTGCTCGAGAGGAACTAGACGACGAAG AACAAGAACGTGTAATCAAGAACCTGAAAATGCAAAATGAGGAACGAGATTCGCAGTACAGT CTCATTTTCGCTGCAATTCCCCTCTTGTCGATAATAGTATTTGTCCCATCGCTGCTATCCTCGCATGCGCGAGGGCTTTTCACACGGATTTTGTCCCTTGTCAGCATAATATCACTATTAGCTACCGCCTATACAATAAGATATGTCCCGCCGCAACGTCCCGACCCAAAGGGCAAGAGGCCTGTACGACACCCGGACCTCTCAGCGCATGTACGGAGGTATATAATTCCAGGAAATTCCGGAATAAGTGCTTTCTTGATGTTGGTATACGTCTTTTCCTCGGAGGCGTCTATTGGGGTCCAGCCTGTTGTGTACCTCGTTCCTGTCG CTTTACTAACCACTATTTTGATTGTTCGCCACGTTATGGTGTCTGTTGATCTCAAACCGCTGGAAGATCTTCGATATGAGTACAAAGGAGCCTAG
- a CDS encoding ethanolamine-phosphate cytidylyltransferase (COG:I;~EggNog:ENOG410PGX0;~InterPro:IPR041723,IPR004821,IPR014729;~PFAM:PF01467;~go_function: GO:0003824 - catalytic activity [Evidence IEA];~go_process: GO:0009058 - biosynthetic process [Evidence IEA]), with protein MESSPEIIPKSGEWPVDPQDDISISERRVWVDGCFDFSHHGHAGAMLQARRLGDELLVGVHSDEAILENKGPTVMTLEERIAAVEACRWATKCVPHAPYVTTLPWVSHYGCKYVVHGDDITSDSNGDDCYRFVKAAGRFKVVKRTPGISTTDLVGRMLLCTKGHFIKSVRGTLSGTEGPGNDEERLKYASYLQDRLKDYATDQTGLQPGPQVWVWEGSNTAKLEGMIDESGNFDNLVSGKLPRQGQRIIYVDGGFDLFSSGHIEFLRQVLAIEESEGRKRGWYGHEQKQQRLKDHGEDYGPTYVVAGVHDDDVINHWKGLNYPIMNIFERGLCVLQCRYIHAVVFSAPFSPSRRYLEAMPLGVPDVVYHGPTTFIPLTYDPYAAPKRMGIFRETTEHAFQHVNAGEIVERILKSREAYEARQRAKLQKGVVEDQVKSMEG; from the exons ATGGAATCATCACCTGAGATAATCCCCAAAAGCGGGGAATGGCCCGTTGACCCCCAAGACGATATCTCAATATCGGAGAGGCGTGTTTGGGTGGACGGGTGCTTTGACTTTAGCCATCATG GACACGCAGGAGCTATGCTTCAGGCGCGTAGATTAGGAGACGAACTCCTAGTTGGCGTACATTCTGACGAGGCAATCCTGGAGAACAAAGGGCCCACAGTCATGACCTTGGAAGAGCG AATTGCTGCGGTAGAAGCCTGTCGCTGGGCAACGAAATGTGTTCCTCATGCTCCTTATGTAACGACTCTGCCCTGGGTCTCACATTATGGCTGCAAATACGTTGTTCATGGTGATGATATTACCTCGGATAGTAATGGGGACGACTGCTATCGGTTTGTCAAGGCTGCTGGTCGCTTCAAAGTGGTCAAGAGAACCCCCGGTATTTCCACTACGGACCTCGTTGGCCGTATGCTTCTTTGTACGAAGGGCCACTTTATCAAGAGTGTTAGAGGTACGCTTTCTGGGACGGAAGGCCCAGGGAACGACGAAGAGCGCCTGAAATATGCTTCGTACCTTCAAGACAGACTCAAGGATTACGCCACTGATCAGACGGGTCTGCAACCCGGCCCTCAagtttgggtttgggaagGCTCTAATACAGCAAAGCTCGAGGGTATGATTGACGAGTCCGGGAATTTTGATAACCTTGTCAGTGGAAAATTGCCGAGACAAGGCCAGCGAATTATCTATGTCGACGGAGGGTTTGATCTTTTCTCCTCCGGTCATATTGAATTCCTCCGCCAAGTTTTGGCGATCGAGGAATCTGAAGGCCGAAAACGTGGCTGGTACGGCCACGAACAAAAACAGCAAAGGCTAAAAGACCATGGGGAAGACTATGGACCGACTTATGTTGTAGCTGGCGtccatgatgatgatgtgatAAACCACTGGAAAGGGTTGAATTATCCCATCATGAACATCTTTGAAAGGGGTCTTTGTGTCCTTCAATGCCGC TATATCCATGCTGTCGTATTCTCGGCCCCATTTTCGCCAAGTCGGCGATACTTGGAGGCAATGCCGTTAGGCGTGCCGGACGTCGTTTACCACGGCCCTACCACATTCATCCCACTCACATATGATCCCTACGCCGCCCCGAAGCGCATGGGTATATTCCGTGAGACAACCGAACACGCGTTTCAACATGTTAATGCGGGCGAGATTGTCGAACGGATTCTCAAGAGCAGGGAGGCTTATGAAGCAAGACAACGTGCTAAGTTACAAAagggtgttgttgaggaccAAGTTAAGTCGATGGAAGGTTAA
- a CDS encoding uncharacterized protein (BUSCO:EOG09265B4G;~COG:S;~EggNog:ENOG410PNX1;~InterPro:IPR009688;~PFAM:PF06916;~TransMembrane:1 (i106-129o)) has translation MSLQHPLRRWTLRPLIFKTDSVTPSSTTRLPTHRPFSFAPYAQRQLLQRQTPLKSVQQSQLQNTFRARRAFHSARPGFNKSSGYTYQSPSSAPSLSQRLKTLSREYGWSALWIYLFLSALDFPFCFAAVKLLGADKIGHYEHVVVENIKGGVNKVWPGAFEESNEEEEEGQGSETQAVEKKRGPAEEASLWTQLALAYAIHKSFIFVRVPLTAAITPKVVKQLRKWGWDVVKGKPKAK, from the exons ATGTCTCTTCAACACCCTCTCAGACGCTGGACTTTACGGCCTCTTATTTTCAAAACTGATTCCGTCACACCCTCATCCACAACCCGTTTGCCAACCCACCGCCCATTCTCCTTCGCGCCCTACGCGCAAAGACAGCTTCTCCAAAGACAGACACCACTGAAATCAGTCCAGCAATCACAATTACAAAATACGTTCCGTGCCCGACGCGCCTTCCACAGTGCGCGACCCGGGTTTAACAAATCCTCTGGATACACATACCAATCCCCCAGCTCGGCGCCTTCCCTCTCACAGCGCCTTAAAACCTTGTCCCGGGAATATGGTTGGTCCGCGCTCTGGATATATCTCTTCCTCTCGGCGTTGGATTTCCCGTTTTGCTTTGCGGCTGTGAAACTCCTGGGCGCTGATAAGATCGGTCACTACGAGCATGTTGTTGTTGAAAACATCAAGGGAGGTGTTAACAAGGTTTGGCCTGGGGCGTTTGAGGAATccaatgaggaagaggaagaagggcaGGGGTCAGAAACTCAAGCTGTTGAAAAGAAGAGGGGCCCGGCTGAGGAAGCCA GCCTCTGGACCCAGTTGGCTCTTGCTTATGCCATCCACAAAAGCTTCATTTTCGTGCGCGTGCCTCTAACAGCAGCTATCACGCCCAAGGTTGTCAAGCAGCTGAGGAAATGGGGCTGGGACGTGGTAAAGGGCAAACCGAAAGCCAAATAA
- a CDS encoding cytochrome c oxidase assembly factor 1 family protein (BUSCO:EOG09265LIB;~COG:S;~EggNog:ENOG410PNZD;~InterPro:IPR014807,IPR042432;~PFAM:PF08695;~TransMembrane:1 (i58-79o);~go_process: GO:0033617 - mitochondrial cytochrome c oxidase assembly [Evidence IEA]), which yields MVFQIVRRRLGDPRLPNTTIRLPPRRTLIPAPAANSGPITERRADRELPSINPEGRRWIRTLPIFAVVVGAAMLGIFNYQKSSSSVVSSTLYALRTSPRAREILGDQIYFAQKIPWISGEMNQLHGRIDISFWVKGTKSQGKMRFKSIRPDRMSFFRTEEWSLETEDGNVIQLLENNHDPFRQE from the exons ATGGTTTTCCAAATTGTTCGAAGGCGCCTCGGCGACCCGCGACTCCCAAACACAACCATCCGacttcctccccgtcgcACCCTCATCCCCGCCCCGGCTGCCAATTCCGGCCCTATAACAGAACGTCGAGCAGATCGTGAACTCCCCTCCATAAATCCTGAAGGCCGACGATGGATCCGAACTTTGCCGATTTTCGCAGTGGTCGTAGGCGCCGCCATGCTCGGCATCTTCAACTATCAAAAGTCTTCTTCAAGTGTTGTGAGTAGCACGTTGTATGCTCTTAGGACCTCACCTCGTGCGCGAGAAATATTGGGCGATCAGATCTACTTTGCGCAGAAGATTCCATGGATTAGCGGGGAGATGAATCAGCTACATGGTCGGATTGATATATCTTTTTGGGTGAAAGGGACGAAGTCACAGGGGAAGATGAGGTTCAAGAGCATTCGTCCGGACCGTATGAGTTTT TTCCGCACTGAAGAATGGAGCTTGGAGACAGAAGACGGGAATGTGATCCAGCTCCTGGAGAATAACCACGACCCATTCCGTCAGGAATGA
- a CDS encoding putative JmjC domain protein (COG:S;~EggNog:ENOG410PJN0;~InterPro:IPR018866,IPR003347;~PFAM:PF10497,PF02373) produces the protein MPAQRPRAAFEPLSPDLDVPDLIRSAPNFEEVVRIHCDAIDENGLENFEKLVLLHVIVRGLPLVVEGFEKKLDRAIFSEKWLSNHYSAKREDARDLTAKKSVPLTIGHYLKNLPMLTDQWNGYNYKDPSLQRLYLKDIDCPKIWHDYLKKIVPPFLFYLNNSAEPESFEGPGAKSSLKTRKAPGSRIAKAGDLMSCLPHDMRADNLMCYIGHEGTYTPAHQEMCASLGQNLMVDASDGSIENSKGTKPGSSIWFMTSSKDRKLVSEYWMSVLGHDINIEDHFAQINAWKAAPFTTYIVEQRPGDFVLVPPLAAHQVWNRGTRTIKVAWNRTTAETLERALNEALPYARMVCRDEQYKNKAIVFYSLKQYSVLLNGVDEASVGHPRVQQLQGEFEQLFALYSQVLLSESFSATPPKEKNIEFIPFDSNVTCAYCRGNIFNRFLTCPSCAKTSTGEDLPYDVCMECYAMGRSCACISKLKWAEQFKWEELLGKHETWRQQLLGFNPDLRDKYRPFRIERAEMGKKSLAQICQEELKRRSWVDITKPNPVIEEVVDETSEPEEDGRPTKRRKTSRPKAPRCHICKYVEPEWKLASCSNPKCPLRYCYGSLFRAFNMLPQEILETIDWECPRCRKICSCGACRKNPRMTPFEPTCTSLGHDTSKVADVRSVESLVDFRHSNLGWLKKAGSDEIGRLRKHQEDADSKRNQALEDNSIQVEFYPDMSQNPDYSQLELEHVARAAFSPADYADIPVDPALENSVLGPCDT, from the exons ATGCCGGCTCAGCGGCCGCGAGCGGCCTTTGAGCCGCTGTCTCCAGATTTAGACGTTCCGGACCTCATAAGATCAGCACCTAACTTTGAAGAGGTGGTGCGGATTCATTGCGATGCAATAGACGAGAATGGCCTCGAGAACTTTGAAAAGCTTGTACTCCTTCACGTTATTGTGCGAGGGCTGCCTCTTGTCGTTGAAGGGTTTGAGAAGAAGCTTGATCGTGCGATATTCTCTGAGAAATGGCTGAGCAACCACTACTCTGCGAAGC GAGAGGACGCCCGGGACCTGACAGCTAAAAAGAGTGTGCCGCTCACAATTGGGCACTACCTGAAGAACCTTCCAATGCTTACAGACCAGTGGAATGGATATAACTACAAAGACCCGAGTCTCCAAAGACTATACCTCAAAGACATTGATTGCCCAAAAATATGGCACGATTACTTGAAGAAGATTGTACCTCCTTTCTTATTCTACCTTAACAACTCGGCGGAGCCTGAGTCTTTCGAAGGCCCAGGGGCTAAATCCTCCTTGAAAACACGTAAAGCTCCAGGGAGTCGGATAGCCAAAGCCGGTGACTTGATGAGTTGCCTCCCACATGACATGCGTGCCGACAACCTGATGTGTTATATCGGTCACGAGGGAACATATACGCCAGCGCACCAAGAGATGTGCGCTAGTCTTGGCCAAAATCTCATGGTGGACGCTTCAGACGGATCAATTGAGAATAGTAAGGGTACAAAGCCAGGGTCTTCGATATGGTTTATGACCAGCAGCAAGGACCGGAAACTCGTGTCGGAGTACTGGATGTCCGTACTAGGCCATGACATAAACATCGAGGACCATTTTGCGCAAATAAATGCTTGGAAAGCTGCCCCATTTACGACATATATTGTTGAGCAGCGGCCAGGCGACTTTGTCCTTGTGCCTCCATTGGCAGCACACCAAGTATGGAATCGTGGAACGCGAACAATAAAGGTCGCATGGAATAGGACGACGGCTGAAACACTAGAAAGAGCGCTGAATGAAGCACTGCCGTACGCTAGAATGGTGTGTCGAGACGAGCAATACAAGAATAAAGCCATAGTATTCTATTCGCTCAAACAATATTCAGTGCTCCTTAATGGCGTCGATGAAGCGAGTGTTGGCCACCCGAGagtccagcagctgcagggcGAGTTCGAACAACTATTTGCTCTTTACAGCCAAGTTCTGCTATCCGAATCGTTTTCAGCAACCCCACCTAAAGAGAAGAACATTGAGTTCATCCCATTTGACAGCAATGTCACTTGTGCCTACTGCAGAGGCAACATCTTCAATCGGTTCTTGACATGCCCATCCTGCGCTAAAACATCAACCGGCGAAGACCTTCCTTACGATGTATGCATGGAGTGTTATGCTATGGGTCGAAGCTGTGCATGTATCTCGAAACTAAAATGGGCCGAGCAGTTTAAATGGGAAGAGCTCCTAGGGAAGCACGAAACTTGGAGGCAGCAGCTTCTTGGTTTCAATCCTGATCTCAGGGACAAATACCGGCCATTCCGCATAGAGCGCGCAGAGATGGGCAAGAAAAGCCTGGCACAAATATGCCAAGAAGAGCTAAAACGACGTTCATGGGTTGATAtcaccaaaccaaaccccGTTATCGAAGAGGTAGTAGATGAGACGAGTgagcctgaagaagacggccgCCCGACGAAGCGCAGGAAAACCTCGAGGCCAAAAGCTCCCCGCTGCCATATTTGCAAATATGTAGAGCCGGAGTGGAAGCTAGCCTCTTGTTCGAATCCGAAATGCCCCCTGAGATACTGCTATGGTAGCCTATTTAGAGCTTTCAATATGCTACCTCAAGAAATATTGGAGACCATTGACTGGGAATGCCCCAGGTGTCGAAAGATTTGCAGCTGCGGCGCCTGCCGCAAAAATCCCAGAATGACACCGTTTGAGCCCACGTGTACATCACTTGGTCACGACACGAGCAAGGTAGCGGATGTACGCAGCGTGGAGAGCTTGGTGGACTTCCGACACTCAAATCTCGGCTGGCTAAAGAAAGCTGGCAGTGATGAGATAGGTCGGCTCAGGAAGCACCAGGAAGACGCAGATTCTAAGCGTAACCAAGCTCTGGAGGACAACTCAATACAGGTTGAGTTCTACCCAGATATGTCGCAAAATCCTGATTACAGccagttggagttggagcaTGTCGCCCGAGCGGCATTCTCGCCTGCAGATTACGCTGATATTCCTGTCGACCCGGCACTGGAAAACTCGGTTCTCGGGCCGTGTGATACTTGA
- a CDS encoding putative flavoprotein (COG:H;~EggNog:ENOG410PGN4;~InterPro:IPR036551,IPR003382;~PFAM:PF02441;~go_function: GO:0003824 - catalytic activity [Evidence IEA]), translating to MELANTPFSAKQHMDDGKLHIILAASGSVATIKLSNIAEALGHHRNVSIRIIVTQSAEKFLIGQSLEQPALESLRQTPGVDAIYRDEDEWKNPWVRGDPILHIELRKWAHLLLIAPLSANTMAKMIAGIADNLLLSVIRAWDTTGVVDFDLKDKKPLVFVAPAMNTAMWSHPVTRKQLTILRNEWGWSSSNKDGWVCILPPIEKSLACGDTGNGGMMNWRDIVESVEDYTGLKTANSGAEKR from the coding sequence ATGGAACTTGCGAATACCCCTTTTTCAGCGAAGCAGCACATGGACGATGGTAAACTCCATATCATTCTGGCAGCTAGCGGATCTGTCGCCACGATAAAGCTCTCCAATATAGCAGAAGCTCTCGGCCATCATCGGAATGTGTCAATTCGAATCATTGTAACCCAGTCAGCCGAGAAGTTTCTCATTGGTCAGAGTCTGGAGCAACCAGCACTCGAGAGCCTACGCCAAACTCCCGGCGTAGATGCTATATACcgagacgaagacgaatgGAAGAATCCATGGGTTCGAGGAGATCCAATATTGCATATTGAACTGAGGAAATGGGCTCACTTGCTGCTTATTGCCCCTCTTTCTGCAAACACGATGGCTAAGATGATTGCCGGCATTGCGGATAACCTCCTTCTCTCGGTCATTAGAGCATGGGACACCACCGGGGTGGTGGACTTTGACCTTAAGGACAAGAAGCCTCTCGTGTTTGTTGCCCCTGCGATGAATACTGCGATGTGGAGCCATCCTGTCACAAGGAAGCAACTCACAATACTACGAAATGAATGGGGTTGGAGTTCTTCTAACAAAGACGGTTGGGTTTGTATTCTTCCTCCGATTGAGAAATCTCTAGCCTGTGGTGATACTGGGAACGGCGGTATGATGAACTGGAGGGATATAGTTGAGAGCGTGGAGGATTACACAGGCTTGAAAACGGCAAACTCCGGCGCCGAAAAGAGATAA
- the GRX5 gene encoding monothiol glutaredoxin GRX5 (COG:O;~EggNog:ENOG410PNPZ;~InterPro:IPR004480,IPR036249,IPR002109,IPR033658;~PFAM:PF00462;~go_function: GO:0015035 - protein disulfide oxidoreductase activity [Evidence IEA]) — MFSRTIFSSTLRRPLFRPQFASQFANQLPCILQARLISTETKAAIDKAVASAPVVLFMKGTPETPQCGFSRASIQILGLQGVDPKKFVAFNVLEDVELRQGIKEYSDWPTIPQLYLEKEFVGGCDILMSMHQNGELSKLLEEKGVLVAE; from the exons ATGTTTTCAAGGACAATATTCTCCTCT ACACTCCGAAGGCCTCTATTCCGCCCCCAGTTCGCGAGCCAGTTCGCGAACCAGCTCCCATGTATTCTTCAAGCCCGCCTAATTTCGACCGAAACGAAAGCAGCGATCGATAAAGCAGTTGCATCGGCCCCTGTGGTTCTCTTCATGAAGGGCACCCCGGAGACTCCGCAGTGCGGATTCTCCCGGGCAAGCATCCAGATTCTAGGCCTACAGGGTGTTGATCCAAAGAAGTTCGTTGCGTTTAATGTGCTGGAAGATGTGGAGCTACGTCAGG GAATCAAGGAATACTCGGACTGGCCCACGATTCCACAGTTATATCTGGAGAAGGAGTTTGTTGGTGGCTGTGATATTCTAATGTCAATGCATCAAAATGGCGAGCTTTCCAAGCtcttggaagagaagggtGTTCTGGTGGCTGAATAG
- the MRPL9 gene encoding mitochondrial 54S ribosomal protein uL3m (BUSCO:EOG092642CB;~COG:J;~EggNog:ENOG410PJBS;~InterPro:IPR000597,IPR009000,IPR019927,IPR019926;~go_component: GO:0005840 - ribosome [Evidence IEA];~go_function: GO:0003735 - structural constituent of ribosome [Evidence IEA];~go_process: GO:0006412 - translation [Evidence IEA]), with protein sequence MPPRLPRRLVQLPFSVGAFTPQVVAQNAIPIRTFGIRSLNPPKHSRYNEGPDLPVLKSTPAAALERKANTLPPRTGAITIKKGMTAIFDPETGKRIPCTVLQLDRVQVVAHKTKDVHGYYAVQIGAGWKHPTNVTKSLLGHFSGQGVSPKRYVYEFRVNNESGLIPVGQSVNADWFQEGQYVDARSNSKGKGFAGVMKRHGFGGQDRSHGVSLTHRSLGSAGPSQGGGSRVYPGKKMAGNMGNEQNTVQNLRILKVDVENGLVLVNGCVSGPKGCVVRIQDAIKKPWPTLAGSVEAST encoded by the exons ATGCCTCCACGTCTACCAAGGAGATTGGTACAACTTCCCTTTTCTGTCGGTGCCTTTACACCGCAAGTGGTCGCTCAAAATGCCATTCCCATCCGCACATTCGGCATTCGCTCCTTAAACCCTCCCAAACATTCGCGATACAATGAGGGCCCTGACCTCCCCGTCCTCAAGTCAACCCCCGCCGCAGCCCTGGAGCGTAAAGCCAATACATTACCGCCTCGCACCGGTGCAATCACGATCAAAAAGGGGATGACTGCCATTTTCGACCCCGAAACAGGGAAGCGTATCCCATGTACTGTTCTCCAGCTGGACCGCGTCCAGGTCGTTGCGCATAAGACGAAGGACGTACACGGTTACTATGCCGTACAAATCGGTGCAGGATGGAAACATCCTACCAATGTGACAAAGTCGTTATTGGGTCACTTTTCAGGACAAGGGGTGTCACCCAAGCGATATGTGTATGAGTTCCGGGTCAACAATGAGAGTGGCCTAATCCCTGTTGGACAGAGCGTGAATGCAGATTGGTTCCAGGAAGGCCAGTACGTGGACGCGAGGTCGAACTCGAAGGGTAAGGGGTTTGCAGGTGTGATGAAGAGACATGGTTTCGGAGGTCAAGATCGCAGCCACGGTGTCAGTTTGACGCATCGGTCGCTTGGTTCAGCGGGCCCTAGTCAGGGCGGCGGCTCCAGGGTCTATCCTGGAAAGAAGATGGCAGGAAACATGGGGAATGAACAGAACACAGTGCAGAATTTGAGGATTCTCAAAGTCGATGTGGAGAATGGGCTTGTTCTGGTCAATG GTTGCGTGAGTGGCCCTAAAGGTTGCGTTGTCAGGATACAGGATGCTATCAAGAAGCCGTGGCCAACACTTGCGGGATCGGTTGAAGCGTCGACGTAA
- the COQ2 gene encoding putative para-hydroxybenzoate-polyprenyltransferase Coq2 (COG:H;~EggNog:ENOG410PFPH;~InterPro:IPR006370,IPR030470,IPR039653,IPR000537;~PFAM:PF01040;~TransMembrane:8 (i130-155o161-180i200-222o228-245i254-275o281-299i330-348o354-371i);~go_component: GO:0016021 - integral component of membrane [Evidence IEA];~go_function: GO:0004659 - prenyltransferase activity [Evidence IEA];~go_function: GO:0016765 - transferase activity, transferring alkyl or aryl (other than methyl) groups [Evidence IEA]) encodes MRPTTSCPPLFPFLHFHGFSRRTFLHDGYVISYTSRILLNQCKIMRVSRYSNVPPGATKLLTARSKRGILNARSLNTTPLPTATGISHDKQKKGGVNQYVPPQTGLVAILPHSWIPYAELIRLDKPAGTYYLFFPCAFSTLLAATMTPAVSMLQVLGTTGLFFSGALIMRGAGCAINDLWDRNLDPHVERTKFRPIARGAISPGKAVIFTGTQLLAGLGILLQFPSQCLWYGIPSLLLVGSYPLAKRVTYYPQAVLGLTFSWGAIMGFPALGIELVTHPNALMATAALYSSCVSWTVLYDMIYAHMDIKDDITAGIKSIALRHEHNTKTVLSGLAVVQVALLAAAGLAAGAGPIFFVGSCGSAALTLGIMIRRVKLKSTQSCWWWFKNGCLLTGGGISMGMLFEYLAHIHEDYGTDDRKVSHKTINLDQQIESIE; translated from the coding sequence ATGCGTCCCACCACTTCTTGTCCCCCGCTGTTCCCATTCTTGCATTTCCACGGCTTTTCTCGGAGAACATTTTTACACGATGGCTACGTCATAAGCTACACAAGCAGGATTCTCTTAAATCAGTGCAAGATCATGAGAGTTTCGAGATATTCAAACGTTCCTCCAGGCGCAACCAAGCTGCTAACCGCCCGGTCCAAACGCGGAATTTTGAATGCGAGATCTCTAAATACCACACCACTCCCAACTGCGACTGGAATTTCACATGATAAGCAAAAAAAAGGGGGGGTGAACCAATACGTACCGCCTCAAACAGGGCTCGTCGCCATCCTTCCCCATTCGTGGATACCATACGCCGAGTTAATACGCCTTGACAAACCTGCAGGAacatattatttatttttccCTTGCGCGTTCTCCACTCTGCTTGCAGCAACGATGACACCTGCGGTCTCAATGCTTCAAGTGCTTGGGACTACAGGGCTTTTTTTTAGTGGTGCTTTGATAATGCGGGGGGCAGGATGTGCAATCAACGATTTATGGGATAGGAATCTGGATCCGCATGTTGAACGCACAAAGTTTCGACCCATTGCGAGGGGTGCAATATCCCCGGGAAAAGCCGTTATTTTCACTGGTACTCAACTTCTAGCGGGATTGGGGATTCTGCTTCAATTTCCCTCCCAATGCCTTTGGTATGGCATCCCCAGTCTGCTACTAGTAGGGTCTTATCCCCTTGCCAAGCGGGTCACATATTATCCCCAAGCTGTCCTAGGATTAACATTTTCTTGGGGGGCTATAATGGGGTTTCCCGCTTTGGGAATCGAGCTTGTGACCCACCCAAATGCCTTGATGGCAACTGCTGCTCTTTATTCTAGCTGTGTCTCTTGGACTGTTTTATACGATATGATCTATGCGCACATGGACATCAAAGACGACATTACCGCCGGGATCAAATCAATTGCTCTTCGCCACGAACACAACACAAAGACGGTACTCTCTGGGTTAGCGGTTGTTCAGGTGGCTCTTCTTGCCGCTGCAGGATTGgcagctggtgctggtcCAATTTTCTTTGTCGGCAGTTGCGGTAGTGCAGCCCTCACGCTAGGGATCATGATTCGGAGAGTCAAGCTGAAAAGTACCCAAagttgctggtggtggtttAAGAACGGTTGTTTGTTAACGGGCGGGGGCATTTCCATGGGTATGCTTTTTGAATATCTTGCCCATATACATGAAGATTATGGTACAGACGACAGAAAAGTGAGTCATAAGACGATCAATTTGGATCAACAGATCGAATCAATTGAATAG